A part of Bacillus thuringiensis genomic DNA contains:
- a CDS encoding SAM-dependent methyltransferase codes for MFSVQPIAFVHNERKEIKDDEWGEVRSYITLTEMYTEESIQGIEDFSHIEVIFYFHKVTDEQIQYFARHPRNNNDYPKVGIFAQRGKNRPNRIGATIVKVIKREGKSIIVEGLDAIDGTPILDIKPIMKEFMPKEAILQPKWATDIMRQYWKGNGVK; via the coding sequence ATGTTTTCAGTTCAGCCAATCGCATTTGTACATAATGAAAGAAAGGAAATAAAAGATGATGAGTGGGGAGAAGTAAGATCCTATATTACTTTAACTGAAATGTATACAGAGGAAAGTATACAAGGGATTGAAGATTTTTCTCATATTGAAGTTATTTTTTATTTTCATAAAGTAACTGATGAACAAATTCAATATTTTGCTAGACATCCTAGAAATAATAATGATTATCCTAAAGTAGGCATTTTTGCACAACGCGGGAAAAATCGTCCGAATCGCATAGGAGCAACAATTGTAAAGGTAATCAAAAGAGAAGGAAAATCAATTATTGTTGAGGGGTTAGATGCCATTGATGGCACACCTATATTGGATATAAAGCCGATAATGAAAGAGTTTATGCCGAAAGAAGCAATTCTACAGCCTAAATGGGCAACAGATATAATGAGACAGTATTGGAAGGGGAATGGAGTAAAATGA
- a CDS encoding GNAT family N-acetyltransferase translates to MRIYEATIADLDGLASVFNNYRMFYRQDSDIEGAKVFLRNRIERKESVIFVAVEDGEYIGFTQLYPSFSSISMKELWILNDLFVQATKRGAGTGKKLLEAAKEFALENGAKGVKLQTEIDNLSAQRLYAENGYLRDNRYFHYELTF, encoded by the coding sequence ATGAGAATATATGAAGCAACAATTGCAGATTTAGATGGACTAGCATCAGTTTTTAATAACTATCGTATGTTTTATAGACAAGATTCCGATATAGAAGGAGCAAAAGTATTTTTACGAAATCGAATTGAGAGAAAAGAATCCGTTATTTTTGTGGCAGTTGAAGACGGTGAATATATTGGATTCACACAATTATATCCATCATTTTCTTCCATTTCGATGAAAGAATTATGGATTTTAAATGATTTATTTGTACAAGCAACTAAGCGCGGAGCAGGAACAGGTAAAAAATTATTAGAAGCTGCTAAAGAATTTGCATTAGAAAATGGTGCAAAAGGTGTAAAATTACAAACAGAGATTGATAATTTATCAGCACAGCGATTATATGCTGAAAATGGTTATTTGAGAGATAATCGTTATTTCCATTATGAATTAACATTTTAA
- a CDS encoding HAD-IIIA family hydrolase, with translation MTNIKAIFIDRDGTIGGDTTIHYPGAFTLFPFTKTSLQKLKANNIKIFSFTNQPGIADGIATIADFSQELKGFGFDDIYVCPHKHGDGCECRKPSTGMLLQAAEKHGLDLTQCAVVGDRWTDIVAGAKVNATTILVRTGAGYDALHTHRDKWAHIEPNYIAENFEDATNWVLKQL, from the coding sequence ATGACAAACATTAAAGCAATTTTCATTGATCGTGACGGTACAATTGGCGGCGACACTACTATACATTATCCAGGAGCATTTACATTATTTCCTTTTACAAAAACATCCTTACAAAAACTAAAAGCTAATAATATAAAAATTTTCTCTTTCACAAATCAACCAGGTATTGCGGATGGAATAGCGACTATAGCCGATTTTTCACAAGAATTAAAAGGCTTCGGTTTTGATGATATTTACGTATGTCCTCATAAACATGGTGATGGTTGTGAATGCCGGAAACCAAGTACAGGTATGCTTCTGCAAGCAGCGGAAAAACATGGGCTTGATTTAACACAATGTGCTGTAGTTGGTGATCGCTGGACTGATATCGTTGCAGGAGCAAAAGTAAACGCGACAACGATTTTAGTACGAACAGGCGCTGGATATGATGCTTTACATACACACCGAGACAAATGGGCTCATATTGAACCAAACTACATTGCAGAGAACTTTGAAGATGCCACAAATTGGGTTCTAAAACAACTATAA
- a CDS encoding GNAT family N-acetyltransferase: MSFQIREATIDDIDALCSLTTELKGSSISYEDMNNRLQFVQMSPFDFLYVYEEEETICGLLGFRIRENLEDVTRYGEISIISVDSTIRRKGIGQVLMDYAEQLAKKHNCIGTWLVSGTKRVEAHPFYKKLGYEVNGYRFVKHF, encoded by the coding sequence ATGTCTTTTCAAATTCGTGAAGCTACGATAGACGATATAGATGCACTTTGTTCTTTAACCACAGAATTAAAAGGTTCCTCTATTTCTTATGAAGATATGAACAACCGGTTGCAATTCGTACAAATGAGTCCTTTTGATTTTTTATATGTTTATGAGGAAGAAGAAACTATATGTGGATTACTTGGGTTTCGTATACGTGAAAATTTAGAAGATGTAACTCGGTATGGAGAAATTTCAATTATTAGCGTTGATTCTACAATACGACGAAAAGGCATTGGACAAGTATTAATGGATTATGCAGAGCAATTAGCAAAGAAGCATAATTGCATTGGCACATGGCTAGTTAGTGGAACAAAAAGAGTAGAAGCTCATCCTTTTTACAAAAAATTAGGATATGAAGTAAATGGTTATCGATTTGTAAAACATTTTTAA